Proteins from a single region of Gambusia affinis linkage group LG12, SWU_Gaff_1.0, whole genome shotgun sequence:
- the lamc2 gene encoding laminin subunit gamma-2 isoform X1, with product MESCWVSLCVVLAALGSVQTTYTSYSDSRCECSGRAWRCLQDAWGLRCLDCQGNTEGRRCERCKDGFYQQGARLSCTPCNCNPTGSVSNTCDSRGRCSCKEGVSGDKCDLCPDGPVGADGCSRRRQEREDSGSLTLPCFCYGHSDRCSARPGFSIHSVSSTFSSGPDGWTAATAQRTTPQDVLFRWSPRHQDLEVVSKQSLPTYLYAPDVYLGNKLLSYGQNLSFSLRLDSGVRHPSTSDVVLEGGGLTVAAALGDLRAVVPCGKKLNYTFRLDEKLSMWKPQLSSFEFQKLLQNLTAIKIRATFGKDGRGYLDNVNLVSARRGDGVAAGWVRTCTCPPGYEGDFCERCAAGFRRRAPSSGAFSACEPCSCRGGSCDPQTGDCYSADETSGERSCSEGFYRDPRQQGACERCPCPERSSCFLEAGALEPQCLRCPQGTFGFYCDTCREGFYGDPAGLRGAQRPCRPCSCNGHIDVSMAGSCDRNSGECLKCLNNTTGRFCESCLAGFYRNPSTSACKPCSCDILGSEDGQCDAAGRCRCRAGFQGPRCDRPNCPTCFSPIRKKMELYSVRLKELEILLSGSGRVPTNRAEMEAALRAMEDLMKDLQQNAEQLTDQEKMLQTRLSSISGRQFTEEQKIQNISETLKHIGQQQRTFKSKVEEVETLIAAMKNLLAEAKTKIQSVDLPVRDDPLTSGSLSSLVQQATGLANEHKATADSVEQAANQALSDSKQSLDLIRTLMNKENKVQELIGDLQDLYDKTSADVTSLEKRAGSLSEDAKQESKMADGMLKDISRLEKNLPPSMKDAVDAMVTRLDALKEAQKNISAVDDLLGAAEKDRTGAKELLDQGQTAQQEFNKLLDRVGAAKAETEKALQGAGTNNDLDDTLNTLRGFDQQIGDSKSGADEAVKRLPNISSTIQEAVGKNVQTQSVLDAASKDHDEAMGNINALDGLAKNLQNTAGSLPNADGLVSEADKLNQEAKNLKAGAEQTAAGLKDGLKEVKGLAAGAEEAVAGATAALANAKQSKDAVQETLRSVSNMLATLNSGDVVDEEQLMKLEAALVRAEEEVQQLLRPRLEKVEDQEEAHRRRLAAINTDIDGILRDIANLEDIRNSIPAGCYNTPPIEEP from the exons CAGACTCCCGCTGCGAGTGCAGCGGCCGGGCGTGGCGCTGCCTGCAGGACGCCTGGGGTCTGCGCTGCCTGGACTGTCAGGGAAACACCGAGGGTCGACGCTGCGAGCGCTGCAAGGACGGATtctaccagcagggggcgcgGCTGAGCTGCACGCCCTGCAACTGCAACCCCACAG gttcAGTTAGCAACACGTGtgacagcagggggcgctgcagctGTAAGGAAGGCGTCTCTGGAGACAAATGTGACCTTTGCCCCGACGGCCCGGTGGGAGCGGACGGCTGCAGCAGGAG GCGCCAGGAAAGAGAGGATTCTGGGAGTTTGACTCTGCCGTGTTTCTGTTACGGACACAGTGATCGTTGTTCTGCTCGGCCTGGTTTCTCCATCCACAGCGTCTCCTCCACCTTCAGCTCAG GTCCGGACGGCTGGACGGCGGCGACGGCCCAGCGTACGACTCCTCAGGACGTTCTGTTCCGCTGGTCGCCCAGACACCAGGACCTGGAGGTAGTGTCCAAGCAAAGCCTGCCCACTTACCTGTACGCACCAG ACGTTTACCTGGGGAACAAACTGCTGAGTTACGGCCAGAACCTGTCCTTCTCGCTGCGTTTGGACAGCGGCGTTCGCCACCCGTCCACCAGCGACGTCGTCCTGGAGGGCGGCGGCCTGACGGTGGCGGCGGCGCTGGGGGACCTGAGGGCCGTTGTCCCTTGTGGGAAGAAGCTCAACTACACCTTCAG GCTGGATGAGAAGCTCAGCATGTGGAAACCTCAACTTTCCTCATTCGAGTTCCAGAAGCTTCTCCAGAACCTGACGGCCATAAAGATCCGGGCCACGTTTGGAAAAGATG GACGCGGTTACCTTGACAACGTGAACCTGGTTTCGGCTCGGCGTGGCGACGGCGTGGCGGCCGGCTGGGTCCGGACCTGCACATGTCCACCGGGATACGAGGGCGACTTCTGTGAGCGCTGCGCGGCCGGGTTCAGGCGCCGGGCGCCGTCATCCGGGGCCTTCAGCGCCTGCGAGCCGTGCAGCTGCAGGGGCGGCAGCTGCGACCCCCAGACCGGAGACTGTTACTCCGCAGACGAGACGTCCGGCGAGCGGAGCTGCTCCGAGGGGTTCTACAGAGACCCGCGGCAGCAGGGGGCCTGTGAGCGCTGCCCCTGTCCGGAGAGGTCGTCCTGCTTTCTGGAGGCCGGAGCTCTGGAGCCTCAGTGCCTCCGCTGTCCGCAGGGAACCTTCG GGTTTTACTGCGACACCTGTCGGGAGGGTTTCTATGGCGACCCCGCAGGTCTGCGAGGCGCACAGCGACCCTGCAGACCCTGCAGCTGCAACGGTCACATTGACGTCAGCATGGCGGGAAGCTGCGACCGCAACAGCGGAGAATGCCTGAAGTGTCTGAACAACACGACCGGTCGGTTCTGTGAGAGCTGCCTGGCCGGGTTCTACCGGAACCCGTCCACCAGCGCCTGCAAAC cctgcagctgtGACATCCTGGGCTCAGAGGACGGCCAGTGCGACGCGGCCGGACGGTGCCGGTGCCGAGCGGGCTTCCAGGGTCCGAGGTGTGACCGGCCCAACTGCCCCACCTGCTTCAGCCCCATCAGGAAGAAG ATGGAGCTTTACTCCGTCAGACTGAAGGAGCTGGAGATCCTGCTGTCTGGGTCGGGTCGGGTTCCGACCAACCGGGCTGAGATGGAGGCGGCTCTGAGAGCGATGGAGGATCTGATGAAGGACCTGCAGCAGAACGCCGAGCAGCTGACGG ATCAGGAGAAGATGCTGCAGACTCGCCTGTCGTCCATCAGCGGCCGTCAGTTCACTGAAGAACAGAAGATCCAGAACATCTCAGAGACGCTCAAACACATCGGCCAGCAGCAGCGGACCTTCAAGTCcaaggtggaggaggtggagactCTGATCGCTGCCATGAAAAACCTTCTGGCGGAGGCAAAAACCAAGATCCAGTCCGTG GATCTTCCTGTCCGCGATGATCCACTGACTTCAGGCTCGCTGTCCTCTCTGGTGCAGCAGGCGACAGGCCTGGCCAATGA ACACAAAGCGACGGCGGACTCTGTGGAGCAGGCGGCCAACCAGGCTCTGAGCGACTCCAAGCAGAGTCTGGATCTGATCCGGACTCTGATGAACAAGGAGAACAAAGTCCAGGAGCTGATCGGAGATCTGCAGGATCT ATACGATAAAACCTCAGCAGATGTGACGAGTTTGGAGAAGCGAGCAGGAAGTCTGAGCGAAGACGCCAAACAGGAGAGCAAGATGGCCGACGGCATGCTGAAAGACATTTCCAGGCTGGAGAAGAACCTCCCACCGTCCATGAAG GATGCTGTGGACGCCATGGTAACCAGGCTGGACGCCTTGAAGGAGGCGCAGAAGAACATCTCCGCCGTGGACGATCTGCTGGGCGCTGCGGAGAAAGACCGGACCGGCGCCAAGGAGCTGCTGGATCAGGGCCAAACCGCCCAGCAG GAGTTCAACAAGCTGCTGGACCGGGTCGGCGCCGCTAAAGCGGAAACCGAGAAAGCTCTGCAAGGCGCCGGTACCAACAACGACCTGGACGACACCCTGAACACCCTGAGAG GTTTCGACCAGCAGATCGGCGACAGTAAATCTGGAGCTGATGAAGCCGTCAAGCGTCTTCCGAACATCAGCAGCACCATCCAGGAAGCTGTGGGTAAAAACGTCCAGACCCAGTCGGTTCTGGACGCGGCGTCCAAAGATCACGACGAGGCGATGGGAAACATCAACGCGCTGGACGGCTTGGCCAAAAACCTCCAG AACACGGCCGGGTCGCTGCCGAATGCTGACGGTTTGGTGAGCGAAGCCGACAAACTGAACCAGGAGGCCAAGAACCTGAAGGCCGGAGCGGAGCAGACGGCCGCCGGGCTGAAGGACGGGCTGAAGGAGGTGAAGGGGCTGGCTGCTGGAGCGGAGGAG GCGGTTGCCGGAGCGACCGCGGCGCTCGCCAACGCCAAGCAGAGCAAAGACGCCGTTCAGGAAACGCTGAGATCCGTCAGCAACATGCTGGCCACCCTGA
- the lamc2 gene encoding laminin subunit gamma-2 isoform X2 yields MESCWVSLCVVLAALGSVQTTYTSYYSRCECSGRAWRCLQDAWGLRCLDCQGNTEGRRCERCKDGFYQQGARLSCTPCNCNPTGSVSNTCDSRGRCSCKEGVSGDKCDLCPDGPVGADGCSRRRQEREDSGSLTLPCFCYGHSDRCSARPGFSIHSVSSTFSSGPDGWTAATAQRTTPQDVLFRWSPRHQDLEVVSKQSLPTYLYAPDVYLGNKLLSYGQNLSFSLRLDSGVRHPSTSDVVLEGGGLTVAAALGDLRAVVPCGKKLNYTFRLDEKLSMWKPQLSSFEFQKLLQNLTAIKIRATFGKDGRGYLDNVNLVSARRGDGVAAGWVRTCTCPPGYEGDFCERCAAGFRRRAPSSGAFSACEPCSCRGGSCDPQTGDCYSADETSGERSCSEGFYRDPRQQGACERCPCPERSSCFLEAGALEPQCLRCPQGTFGFYCDTCREGFYGDPAGLRGAQRPCRPCSCNGHIDVSMAGSCDRNSGECLKCLNNTTGRFCESCLAGFYRNPSTSACKPCSCDILGSEDGQCDAAGRCRCRAGFQGPRCDRPNCPTCFSPIRKKMELYSVRLKELEILLSGSGRVPTNRAEMEAALRAMEDLMKDLQQNAEQLTDQEKMLQTRLSSISGRQFTEEQKIQNISETLKHIGQQQRTFKSKVEEVETLIAAMKNLLAEAKTKIQSVDLPVRDDPLTSGSLSSLVQQATGLANEHKATADSVEQAANQALSDSKQSLDLIRTLMNKENKVQELIGDLQDLYDKTSADVTSLEKRAGSLSEDAKQESKMADGMLKDISRLEKNLPPSMKDAVDAMVTRLDALKEAQKNISAVDDLLGAAEKDRTGAKELLDQGQTAQQEFNKLLDRVGAAKAETEKALQGAGTNNDLDDTLNTLRGFDQQIGDSKSGADEAVKRLPNISSTIQEAVGKNVQTQSVLDAASKDHDEAMGNINALDGLAKNLQNTAGSLPNADGLVSEADKLNQEAKNLKAGAEQTAAGLKDGLKEVKGLAAGAEEAVAGATAALANAKQSKDAVQETLRSVSNMLATLNSGDVVDEEQLMKLEAALVRAEEEVQQLLRPRLEKVEDQEEAHRRRLAAINTDIDGILRDIANLEDIRNSIPAGCYNTPPIEEP; encoded by the exons ACTCCCGCTGCGAGTGCAGCGGCCGGGCGTGGCGCTGCCTGCAGGACGCCTGGGGTCTGCGCTGCCTGGACTGTCAGGGAAACACCGAGGGTCGACGCTGCGAGCGCTGCAAGGACGGATtctaccagcagggggcgcgGCTGAGCTGCACGCCCTGCAACTGCAACCCCACAG gttcAGTTAGCAACACGTGtgacagcagggggcgctgcagctGTAAGGAAGGCGTCTCTGGAGACAAATGTGACCTTTGCCCCGACGGCCCGGTGGGAGCGGACGGCTGCAGCAGGAG GCGCCAGGAAAGAGAGGATTCTGGGAGTTTGACTCTGCCGTGTTTCTGTTACGGACACAGTGATCGTTGTTCTGCTCGGCCTGGTTTCTCCATCCACAGCGTCTCCTCCACCTTCAGCTCAG GTCCGGACGGCTGGACGGCGGCGACGGCCCAGCGTACGACTCCTCAGGACGTTCTGTTCCGCTGGTCGCCCAGACACCAGGACCTGGAGGTAGTGTCCAAGCAAAGCCTGCCCACTTACCTGTACGCACCAG ACGTTTACCTGGGGAACAAACTGCTGAGTTACGGCCAGAACCTGTCCTTCTCGCTGCGTTTGGACAGCGGCGTTCGCCACCCGTCCACCAGCGACGTCGTCCTGGAGGGCGGCGGCCTGACGGTGGCGGCGGCGCTGGGGGACCTGAGGGCCGTTGTCCCTTGTGGGAAGAAGCTCAACTACACCTTCAG GCTGGATGAGAAGCTCAGCATGTGGAAACCTCAACTTTCCTCATTCGAGTTCCAGAAGCTTCTCCAGAACCTGACGGCCATAAAGATCCGGGCCACGTTTGGAAAAGATG GACGCGGTTACCTTGACAACGTGAACCTGGTTTCGGCTCGGCGTGGCGACGGCGTGGCGGCCGGCTGGGTCCGGACCTGCACATGTCCACCGGGATACGAGGGCGACTTCTGTGAGCGCTGCGCGGCCGGGTTCAGGCGCCGGGCGCCGTCATCCGGGGCCTTCAGCGCCTGCGAGCCGTGCAGCTGCAGGGGCGGCAGCTGCGACCCCCAGACCGGAGACTGTTACTCCGCAGACGAGACGTCCGGCGAGCGGAGCTGCTCCGAGGGGTTCTACAGAGACCCGCGGCAGCAGGGGGCCTGTGAGCGCTGCCCCTGTCCGGAGAGGTCGTCCTGCTTTCTGGAGGCCGGAGCTCTGGAGCCTCAGTGCCTCCGCTGTCCGCAGGGAACCTTCG GGTTTTACTGCGACACCTGTCGGGAGGGTTTCTATGGCGACCCCGCAGGTCTGCGAGGCGCACAGCGACCCTGCAGACCCTGCAGCTGCAACGGTCACATTGACGTCAGCATGGCGGGAAGCTGCGACCGCAACAGCGGAGAATGCCTGAAGTGTCTGAACAACACGACCGGTCGGTTCTGTGAGAGCTGCCTGGCCGGGTTCTACCGGAACCCGTCCACCAGCGCCTGCAAAC cctgcagctgtGACATCCTGGGCTCAGAGGACGGCCAGTGCGACGCGGCCGGACGGTGCCGGTGCCGAGCGGGCTTCCAGGGTCCGAGGTGTGACCGGCCCAACTGCCCCACCTGCTTCAGCCCCATCAGGAAGAAG ATGGAGCTTTACTCCGTCAGACTGAAGGAGCTGGAGATCCTGCTGTCTGGGTCGGGTCGGGTTCCGACCAACCGGGCTGAGATGGAGGCGGCTCTGAGAGCGATGGAGGATCTGATGAAGGACCTGCAGCAGAACGCCGAGCAGCTGACGG ATCAGGAGAAGATGCTGCAGACTCGCCTGTCGTCCATCAGCGGCCGTCAGTTCACTGAAGAACAGAAGATCCAGAACATCTCAGAGACGCTCAAACACATCGGCCAGCAGCAGCGGACCTTCAAGTCcaaggtggaggaggtggagactCTGATCGCTGCCATGAAAAACCTTCTGGCGGAGGCAAAAACCAAGATCCAGTCCGTG GATCTTCCTGTCCGCGATGATCCACTGACTTCAGGCTCGCTGTCCTCTCTGGTGCAGCAGGCGACAGGCCTGGCCAATGA ACACAAAGCGACGGCGGACTCTGTGGAGCAGGCGGCCAACCAGGCTCTGAGCGACTCCAAGCAGAGTCTGGATCTGATCCGGACTCTGATGAACAAGGAGAACAAAGTCCAGGAGCTGATCGGAGATCTGCAGGATCT ATACGATAAAACCTCAGCAGATGTGACGAGTTTGGAGAAGCGAGCAGGAAGTCTGAGCGAAGACGCCAAACAGGAGAGCAAGATGGCCGACGGCATGCTGAAAGACATTTCCAGGCTGGAGAAGAACCTCCCACCGTCCATGAAG GATGCTGTGGACGCCATGGTAACCAGGCTGGACGCCTTGAAGGAGGCGCAGAAGAACATCTCCGCCGTGGACGATCTGCTGGGCGCTGCGGAGAAAGACCGGACCGGCGCCAAGGAGCTGCTGGATCAGGGCCAAACCGCCCAGCAG GAGTTCAACAAGCTGCTGGACCGGGTCGGCGCCGCTAAAGCGGAAACCGAGAAAGCTCTGCAAGGCGCCGGTACCAACAACGACCTGGACGACACCCTGAACACCCTGAGAG GTTTCGACCAGCAGATCGGCGACAGTAAATCTGGAGCTGATGAAGCCGTCAAGCGTCTTCCGAACATCAGCAGCACCATCCAGGAAGCTGTGGGTAAAAACGTCCAGACCCAGTCGGTTCTGGACGCGGCGTCCAAAGATCACGACGAGGCGATGGGAAACATCAACGCGCTGGACGGCTTGGCCAAAAACCTCCAG AACACGGCCGGGTCGCTGCCGAATGCTGACGGTTTGGTGAGCGAAGCCGACAAACTGAACCAGGAGGCCAAGAACCTGAAGGCCGGAGCGGAGCAGACGGCCGCCGGGCTGAAGGACGGGCTGAAGGAGGTGAAGGGGCTGGCTGCTGGAGCGGAGGAG GCGGTTGCCGGAGCGACCGCGGCGCTCGCCAACGCCAAGCAGAGCAAAGACGCCGTTCAGGAAACGCTGAGATCCGTCAGCAACATGCTGGCCACCCTGA